The genomic stretch TTTTTCACACACCTTAAATACTTCCAAAGGTTTGAGAGACAAACCATTATTCAAAAGCCATTATGATTTATACAATAATTTATATGTTATTTATATGTTGGCCACAGGCTGTCAGAAGGTCACAACAATGCAGGAAGACCAACAAACAGAAGGCAATAAAAAGTATGTACtatatttgttcttcttttccttcaaacCAGTGAATGGAGATCTggtcccctccagatgttttggactacaaataccATAATCCCATTGCCAATATGTCTAGGATTTAGATACGCTTTAGTTTAAAACATCTGGACAGCAGCATCAAATATTGTTTATATAAGATATTTATCCAAGAAAATTATAATTAGCTACAAACAGTTACTCTCTGGATCTCTAAATGCTTTATTCCAGATTATGGTGGAGTATACATTACATACTGACATGTCTGCTGCCAGAATAGCACTTCTAAATGTATTTCTTTACTTCTCCCTCATAAGCTATGTCAGTAGTATGGCATTATCAAATTCTTTGGCTCCCTGCCACCCACTTCACTAATAGGAAAAGAGAATGGTCAACATGATGTCTCATGATTTTACAATATAGCATAGGTGATACTGCATGTTATTGAGGAGAGACAATGGATTTGTCACAGGGATACTAGTTTTGGTGGCAGCTTTATGAGATGTAGAAATAATCAATTTGAGACGGCTTTACCtgccccagctcagtgctaggtaatcctgggaattgtagtttattgtggcaccagagctctctgacaaaaaaggctaaatatctcacaaaactacagttcctagaattctctagcactaaaagcagtctcaaactgaatttctgctgtgtattttggacctaaggGGTACTCCCACCCTGAGTCCTAGTTTTCCCAGGCTTACCTGAAATTACACAGAAGGAAGGGATCAGCCATTCATGCTCACAGATATAGTTTAGGAAGTAGCACAAAGGATTTATGACAGAAAATATTTCCTTTCAtgataaaatattcatttttcaatAGACGCTGTGGTTTCAGGGGTATTTGTGggctttttaaaggaaatttttaaaatcagaataatTTTCCAATTGAAACCCCCTAAACATTGTGTCCCTCTGATGCCATTCCAAAGGGGTTATAAAATTGTTGTCCCCTGTGATGTTCACCATGATCATAATTTCCTTGTGAAATGTAGATTTGTTGATTTGGATAGGAAAgttttgttaaaactgaacttttaactgattattatgtttttagtttttatgatATTGTAagactgttattttatttttgtgcaaattgtTTTGGGCCTAGGAAAAGTGATATACAAAAGCCTACAAAGAATGAATGAACTAATAATAGTGAGCCTTCTAAAGAaggttttatataaggggcatacATGTTTTGTGTTGACAATGTGGTTAGGTTCAATCTTAGTTAACCTTCAGCATTATTGGCATTGACTTGGAGCCATTCCAAGACAAATTAACGCAAGGAGcaacatggaaaaaaatatttcctctcCCATCTTCCCTACTGCACACACCTGCAGTCACCTCAGGTAAGGAAAACTGCTGTCCTACCCAGAATTAAACTTTTTAAAGGTATTTGATTTTAgcataatttcattttatttgttttaataatctgGCAGTCATCCATTGAAGACAAGTTATGAGGCTAGTTAATGAGGATGTAATATTTTTCAGGAAAAGGTAATAGTGAAAATGCCACtatgaattaattattttttttagtgcaaggaataacattactttttaaaaaaaaatcatttgggagACTTtggatatttatgtatttaaaatgaatttttaaaaaatgacacaaaGCAGCACTTACTTACTATTAATAATGTGttggagagccaacatggtatagtggtttgagcattggattgtgactctggagatcagggtttgaatacctcactcacctaataaataataataataataataataataataatacaatttatttatatcccgtctctctacaaaatgcaatcggggtggcttacaagattaatatatacagtacaaacCCTCAAAACCCCCCcccatacaattaaacaatgtagaatttagaacctaaaatatacttaaaaacaatacaataactgtggtgaagtcagcaattagattttccttctgatagccggagaactattcaggaaaggcctgacggaagagatccgtctttatagcttatAGCctacaaaaacccactgggtgaacttgtagaagtcacattatctcagccattaaggaaggcaaaagcaactccCCACACACCCCAAACAAATCTTAGTAAGAAAATAccctgataggttcatcttagagttatcataagtcagaaagaactttaaggcacacaggaacaacaatgTGTTGTTAAAATATTGAGCAATGTCTAGTNNNNNNNNNNNNNNNNNNNNNNNNNNNNNNNNNNNNNNNNNNNNNNNNNNNNNNNNNNNNNNNNNNNNNNNNNNNNNNNNNNNNNNNNNNNNNNNNNNNNNNNNNNNNNNNNNNNNNNNNNNNNNNNNNNNNNNNNNNNNNNNNNNNNNNNNNNNNNNNNNNNNNNNNNNNNNNNNNNNNNNNNNNNNNNNNNNNNNNNNNNNNNNNNNNNNNNNNNNNNNNNNNNNNNNNNNNNNNNNNNNNNNNNNNNNNNNNNNNNNNNNNNNNNNNNNNNNNNNNNNNNNNNNNNNNNNNNNNNNNNNNNNNNNNNNNNNNNNNNNNNNNNNNNNNNNNNNNNNNNNNNNNNNNNNNNNNNNNNNNNNNNNNNNNNNNNNNNNNNNNNNNNNNNNNNNNNNNNNNNCCCCCCTCCATTCCCCTCCATTCCACacataacagcacatttgggcagaaaaggaagtccatttttgccatctgtctaggaataatgcccaaatgtcctccattttgatcatgcctaagaaacatgcatttatattaacatttttttaaaaaagcatcaatttttttgcgtgtcctccatttttataaaatgtgccctacatttgaaatcgttgtcctacatttgtcctacatttgtcccggtttggaggtcctgacttatggcaaccctacactggGTGAACTTGTagaagtcacattatctcagccattaaggaaggcaaaagcaactccCCACACACCCCAAACAAATCTTAGTAAGAAAATAccctgataggttcatcttagagttatcataagtcagaaagaactttaaggcacacaggaacaacaatgTGTTGTTAAAATATTGAGCAatgtctagttttttttttttaaggtaacgGCTAATActaatgtattattgttataaaaTAATACTCCCAACTCTGGCATCTACTGGAATGCAAGGATGGCACTTGAAGAAAAAATGCTTAATAACTGGTGCCTGAAGATGTCTTTAGTCCTGATATCTCCAGTCCTCTAAGTCTCCACAACACAAAAACTGATCTGCTAGCTTGGCAGGTGAAACACACAATGCAAACCCCAGTCTGATAGATATATCTGATAGATAAAACAACCCAAGGTAATTTTCTGTCCTCCGTTAATAAAACATGAAAACCAACAAACCAACCCTCTGAAATATACATATTTGCAGAACGCCAGCCATACTTTGTTTCTACATCACATTTCAACTTTCATCACTGTCAATCAACGTTATTCTGGCACTTTCCAATCTAACTTCATTTTTTCACAGCACAGTACACTTTTCCGAACTCAGACACGTTGCTAGTAATTAAAGGTTGGCACACTAGGAAAAACTGACACATGGGCACATTTCAACTATGCTGTTGACAGATGTCTACACAGAGCAAGTAGTTCATGTGTTTCACAACCATAATATTGGCTCCCCTCCCCCAGGTTTGTAATGCCATTCAGAAACTATTGAATTTGAACAGATAGCCACCATATTCACATAGTTTGCAAAGCTAGAGGCACTATAGTCTCTACCTGGTGTCTGTTTCATCTGTCCTTCCCAGTGTAGTAATGTCAGCATTATTTGATTACTTTTATCCCCACATATGTGTACACATGGCCTAGTACACTGATTTGAAAGTAGGGTTCACAGTGTATAGCAAGGATAGACAAAGAGCAGAATATAGGCCACATACAGTCTCAACTAGGCACCACAAAGCAGGCCCTAGGCCCTGCAAAAACAAATACCAAATCTGgaagaaaaatcaacaaaacaacagCCAAACCACTGCAAACATGTCTCCCCCGCCCGCCAGGTATGGTGGTTTGGCCTTACTCATACTTTATGACACTCTCACCCCACCCAATACTTTAAAAACCAGCTGAAAAttggttaaaaataaaatccatcaaaaccagaaatggctTCTGTTCATTATTAGGTGAATGAAAATGTAGTAGTGAGGACCATGGGTGAAGGCTGGGGAGGGCAATGGGGCAAAATGGGCCCCCATGACAATTACCTGTCCCAATTTATAGCAACAATatatgtgaattcaaattcaaTATATGTGAATTCAAATACATCACATTCACATTAATGTTTTCAGGAATGAACAACTTCATGCAAAATAAGCACTAATATGACATTTAgaatcatcctcatcatcctcatcaccaccaccatcatcattatcatcatcatcatcctgaatTTCACCTGAGGTGAAATAGAGCCTTAAAACAGTAAAGGCTCCACAGCAATACTAGCACAGCACAAGAAAATTtagaataaattccaaatataaAGATATTACCCAGGCACTCTACACcaaataaaattatctttagAGTCCTAGACCTGAAGAAGTTAGAAGGACCTTTCTTAGGAGGCTACTCCTTTATGCACCACAGATGATTAGTCTGTTTATTTCTTATATCTTGATAGCTGGACAATGGTTGGCAGGGgagcagtggcattactaggggtgtgaggactgcaccaggtgacactcgaagtggggggtgacaccactgcttctcaaacacctaccttttggcagaaacaggctgtggcattcatctgcttccctttaaaatgttataagagatgatgggagtgggGTGAACCTCAGTGGGAggtgaaaggagaggccctaggattttttaaaattaaaatgtcaaatttcatcattttaatttttttaacaaaaacttaaaatttgaaattttttgaaatttttattcttttaagatTTTCCCTAAAAACACCACATTTGTACCAGAACTAGCCAAATCTAACCACAATGTATATTGATAATTGATGTATTTGATGTATGTGATTTTACtgtgctgttcaccgccctgatctttggaagggcggtatacaaataaaaaatttattttattttattatttatgtaaataCTGTAGATTGTGTATACAATATGGTAATTTGAAGGTACAGCGCACCCTTAGTATACACGAGGTATCCATTCCAGAACCCTCCACGTAAGGAAAAAATGAAGACCTCAAGTCCCCTTTGTTTCAATGGCCGTGTGCTCCCGGGTGTGAACACCATTTTAACATCCAGGCCTTGTTGTCCGCATAAGCTTAAAGCcgtagatggcaagcccatgtatggggcaggcacactgtataattttaattttgcaagttgtttgtGTCACTCACAACTATTTAGTGGTAGATggaaattatgattaatgagGAACATAGTGCATAACAGCATGACTAAtgattctgcatggtgtgaaaGGGCAGGAGGTTAATGAGGGGATGACATCATGAGTTATCACattgagtgacaccaaccctagggacaccactggaGGAGAggaatgatttttgttgttggtaactgctcttgagtcaatctcaactcatggaaTGATATCCGTTGGTAATactaaagtacagtgggcccagaccccccgcataaggtgaattccgcctatgctcaagccccattaatttgaatgggACTCGGCACAGCGGCGCAGGAGCGTGCGGGTCTCCACgggtgcacgccccattcatttgactgggacgtgccaccccttgtgccctgcgtgctccccgtggcttgagcgcgtacgctcaggTATACATAAAGTGCACCCACGTtaaacgcaggcgcactgtattacagttgcccctcctttctcgcaGACTTGAGGTCTATGGTCTTCACTATACACGGAGAGGTGACCTccgttatttttaatggggcatgcTCCTGTGATGGGCACCCCATGCTCACTCCCTTGGCACGTGCCCTGTGCTTTCTCAGGGGCATGCACCCTGTTCAAGCCTACGGGGCTTGATTATAGGTGAGTCTCCACTTTCGTGGGATATGTGTTTTCACAGGATGTGTGTGAtgccccacgaaaatggagggctaactgtaatgTTACATATTCACTGAATGAGATACTGATTTTCAAAGAGAAGAATTAAGCCCTTGCTTTTTCAGTATTTTGTCCAAATGTATGAAAACACAGGTCTCAAGATAATTAAAGAAAGATACTCAAATGAAATTCTAAGGCCTCATTATATGATTGGATTAGGCTGTTACTTTTATAGGATCCCAACATGTCCTTGAAGTTATTTTTCCCCTGTAAACATAACCACCTGAAAATTTATAATTAAATTAAACCTGGTTGAATATTGTGCATACTTTGCTTTAAATAAACTCAAAGAGAAATTTTGGCTGCTTTTCTTCAATTAAGAGTGCATACAGGGTATACATGGCATGACATAATATCCTTCCTTTAATCAGAGCAATAGCAAGGACCATATTCTCCAAACATCACCAGTTCCTGAAATCATGTTGTAAAGAACAGGGTTTGCCTAGTTGCCAAGGAAATAATCTCATTCATCAAACATTTGTTGTTGAAATGTGTATTGTAATAGAATTTCCATCTTCATAACATTTACCCAACCTCAGCAGTAACCAATGGGACTTAATTTTAAGTAAATACACAGCATACAGGACAGATAAAGTAGTGATAGTGATTATCTAGGAATGCAGAATAGCACATTAAAGTTTGTATATTTCAAGAAGACATTTTGCAAGTCTGTGGAAGAGCAACAAATGGTGCCACCCACATACCCAAGTCAatggcacacaatagcaacagctGTGAAGTTATTTTGGTACTTGAGgcagaaaatgtttaaaaacaggcAGCAGGTCGAGGGAACACAGTTGAAATTTGGATGCTACAGAACAATATGGGGAGCAATGCATCGCAAGCGGATAAAGAAAGTGATGGATGCAACATGTATGGGATTTTAAGACTTATGATGAAGTGACTGTGCAGCTAAGTACTTTTAGCACTCACTGTATTGCTTTGTAGTTCTCTGTGGAGAACTAAACTAAAGTGACATCTGGTTGACAGCACACTCCAAAGTAAAGGACAAAAGATTTTAAGGGAAAGAAAACTGACCCTGAAGGTATTCTTTCAAGCATGGTGTTAATTATGAGCCTAAGGCAGACAGTGACTCACCTTGCTGAATTTTCGTCAGAAGCTGATGGCGTGCTAGGATCCTACTTATCCTGTACGGAGAGCGTCTTGCTGTTTGCTCAAATCGCAAGTACATCTCTTGGCCTTCTGTTGACATGGTGTTCACACAGTAGCAGCCTGAGCCCAAAGTATTGGATACCTGCCTAAACATCTCCAcccttttggaaaaaaattaaatcaaatcacCACCTCAGTCTCCTGGGTGGCAACTCCCAAATCTACTTGGGGTGCTGTagtgaaagaaaagaagcaagggACCCAAAGGAGCTGAAAAgagcaagctttttaaaagacagaagaagaggagtgCCAAAAGCTACAATTCTAGATTCCAGCTCCCCTCACATGATCGGAAAGGGCCAATCAGTCAAAGTAAAGAATGTGAAAGTACACAGCGTGCCTCGCACAGGAAAGTGAAGGCTATTCAAGCTTTAGCAGGCAGGCAATCCCACATAACACTGAAAGCAAATAGAAATGAGATGCCTTGGAGCTGACTAAGCACTGGTGAGCTGTGACAGGAGAGttagaagaaggaaagagagaaagtgttTCATGCCACAGAAATATTGAGTAGAAGCCCATACATTTGTATTACCCCTGAAACCCAGGTAAAGGGGGGCAACCTCTTCAATCTTTAGGAGAAACATGAATTTCCTCCAAATTATACAGGAACGTGTTTTAAATGTCTCAGTACATAGATTCAACACTgtcttcttgtctttttttttaattatctagAAGCAGACAGATAGCTCTCTGGAAAACATCTTTAGCAGAACTAAAAACAGTAGACAACTGTCTCAAGAAGCAGCTCAGAAATAGTTTTAATTAACCAGTGAAAGCAAAACTCATTTAGatgcaatcttttttaaaatttgtatctaTTTTTAAAGCTTTATCTGTTTTAAGTTTTGTAACTTCCTTGAGTTCTGGACTGGaaaaatggcaggatataaataaatatagtaaacaTCATTATAGTCATTTTTATATCACTCCCAATGATTTTCCTAAAGCCACCTGGGAGATTTACACAGAAATGAAGGGAGCCACCTGCCATGTTATCAATAACCACACTCTGGTTTAACCCTCCAGTTTACAGCACCACCATTTATCAAAGGTATCTGACATATGGACTGGGATTCTTCTGATTTATTGCTTTGCCTCTCAGCCACTATGCTATATGGATGGAAAGCTTATCAGTCAACAAACAGTTCTCACAGGTCAACTTAAGCTGTGAAGTTTTGCAAAGTACCATCTCAGAAGGTTGTTTTTAACAGATTCCCAGTATGTTTAACACTAGGACATCAGTCCATTATCACATACAATGGTTTGTTTGAGATGAGAGAGCCActatgtacagtatttgttttcatTCAAATTACTTACTTCTTACTCAACAAGCATCTTCCTGTCTGAAGACAGTAAAGCTGTACTCTTTATTATACGAGCTAGCCTGCTGTTTCTGTACAAGGATACCCCGCCTCTATGAAAAAGATTAGGATGCCCTTCAATCCTAGTTGAAGTCAGTCAGAATCTATGCATCCACCAATATCCCTTTTTTCTGACAAGAGTACAGACACTGTAACAGGTATTAAGAAGGGAAATTTGCTCCAAAATGACTGGAAACAATATGAACTACCTGATTACCTACTACTGTAAAATGATAGCCAGCTCAAACACTGGCCCAAACAATGCATGTTTTTGTATAATGGAGGAACAGATTTGTTCTATTACGCGCATTCTCCACAATGTGCTAAAATCATTATGCAAAAATCATTCACACGATCTCTATCACACCACTataatttctgaaagaaaaaatcaGAGATTTACAGACATCAATGTAGAGCACTTTCATCACAGGTTCTGGTGTGTCTTTAAGGTGGAAAAGAGGGGCATGTCACTGCTCCTTCCCCACATGAAGAATGTCTTTTCTCAGATAAGTGCCTAACAGTGCAACCCTATACATTTCTATCtggaagtaagttccactgagttcaatagaGCTTATGCCAAGATAAGTGGCTATAGCATTTCTGCACAGCAGGAGTGGGGATGATGCAGTCCTTGAGATCTTCCTGTACTGCAAGCCTCAGCAACcctagctagcacagccaatgTTGAGGGATGCTGGAAGTTAAAGTCCAAAAACAGAGGAAGGGTCATAAAATTACTACCCCAGGAGTATAGGAGTCATCCAAGTTCTGATTTCTATGAAGTGTAAGTAGCTAGGATCATCTTCCTTCAAACAGATTAGCTACATCAACACCATCTACAAGACTAGTTTTGTTCTTTATTATAAAATAGCAGTTGGAATGAGCAATTTCCAGTGTAATGTGGTATTATGGTTGGCAGGAAGTAAACAtaattaatacaaaataaatgaCACTAATTATAGTGCATGAATACTAAATCATATGAACATAGGAAAAAGTCAGAAACTCTTTCATATGTGTTGTGTCTTACGACTGTCATCTCATTAcagattttcctttattttactGGAATCTACCACTTACCTACAAACCACTTTAGGCCTCAGGTCCATTGCATGAAAGATGCTACATTAGTTTAAACTACCACAGTTATATTGCAAAGTTTATTGATGGCCCAGAACATATTCAATAGACTGATTCatagttttatatgtttttatatgggTAGGAGTTCTGCTTTTGCTTAATTCTTCTAAGAAAACAGACAGGATCAAAAGCTTTATTGaactttttaaattacttttcatCTTAAACACCAGTTTAAGTCCTAGCTGGCGATCCTCTTTTTTGTTCTTGACTTAAGTATTGGACTACTAGTTGTAGACTTTTTTGCATCCAGGTTCCTACTTAGGGGTTTCATACATAGGTTGTAAAGTGTAACAGATCTTATAATGAATCCACAAAATATGAGGACTGGCCATTTTGTGCTGGGAGATTTGGAATATTGTAGTGTGTATAAATGTTTTTTCAAGCTTTGCAATCAGTAAATATGGATTTAACATTACTGATAGGCAAGATACTAAGCAGTTACTTAGGAACAGCCATTCTAATGCCTATgtgtgtacagtcggcccttcttatacacggattcaagcatccacggtttgaaaatgttaaaaaaaagtataaatttcaaatttcaaaccttgattttccatttttttataagggacaccattttgctatgtcattatatttaatgggacttgagcatccattgattttgttatccacggaggaacgtggaaccaaaccccagtgtataacaagggtccactgtattatcttTTAGCATTTAGGCCATAATTTCCCCCAAGTTCATAGCTCTAATAATGAAATCTAAAAATATCCCCCTCCCTCTATGacgtttatcacactatgctcttaaagaggtactattccagtgtgactcctctagcagcctcctgttgcatgctgggattggcagttttaaggagctgaacttctctgcctgagaattctaaatacccctccttaaaactgccaatcccagcatgcaacaggaggcagctagaggagtcacactggaatagtacctctttaagagcttgtctgataaacacctatgtttAGGGAAACAGTTAAACAAAAGATTCTAAAGAGTCTATGAATCACTCCAGAAAATGCTTCATGAACCACTTCACATCTGGACATCACTTCTTAGATACCATATTAGGTCTGATGCTTCCTTGCAGAATCAGTCATAAAAAGAGAGGATTAATCCTCAGTGAATCCAGATGCCTCAGAAGAGACCAACAGGTGGACCTCAATAGCCCACGTACAAGTTGTAACAGTTTAAAACTAGGGTGTTCCAAAACTAAATGGTACAATAGTCAATCTAACTTAGGGCAAGCAATTAATCAATTATGAataaagcaggaggaaaagaaaagaatgactAGTTTATTTGCCTGTAAACAGCCTTACTGTTTTCTTACATACAATACACAGAGTGAAGAAGATAAGAACACCTACAGAAAACTATTTAAGTGCAATCATAGTCCTCTCAGAACAGGTGTAAGAGAGAAGGAATGGAAGAAATCCAGATAGCACTGAAATTTTGTCATAATCCTGAATGTCCATCTGCATACTAATTATATACTTATAAACAAATGCAAAtactttttttgtggatttttggggctatgaggccgtgttctagaagagtttattcctgacgttttaccagcagctgtggctggcatcttcagagaatgctggcatggaagagagtggggtatatagattgttggttgagaggaagtgatttgcatgttaaactgtgtattgttctgtttttgaatggcaagacctacagggtgtccatttgCTTAATGATCCATTTGttgggaatccccctcaccctgggtggatttcatttgcatttgctgggtcttgattttggtgtttttcaggactggtaggcaaactttgtttactttaaggatttcttctttcctgttgaaattttccaggtgtttatggatttcaatggcttccctgtgcatttcaTAAATGCACAGGGAATTTCATAGGCTTCAACCTATGGCatccctataaatgagagacacCCCACCCCCCAACTACCTGTTATTAACAAACCTACTCAGGTCTTGAAATTCAgtgttgtggcttccttgattgagtctatctacctaTAACatgtccttcctcttttcttgctacTTTCCAGTTTACAGAGAaccattatttatattttctaaccaggcatgtcatctcatgatatgtccaaagtgaggtagcatacatatatgtgtgtatttaaatCAAGGCATTCCTGAAAAATCTTAAGGAaagtaacaatattaaaacaatatattcaaGCACTTAAATATAACAAATCTGGGGTAAATGCCCAATAATAATCAGCAGAGATAAACAAATGAAAATTGAAAGACCCAGGCATATTCAGTGACATCTCACAAACACCTAAGAAAACACACAGTCCTAATGTTGCTGAAATGCCAACAAACCTGACACCTGAATATTCAGGAAAGGTCAGGAAAAGGCCCATCACAACAATGGCCCTGTCTCCGGTCACCATCAACTATATTTCACCTAGTGGTTGGACATGACAGGCCTCTCCCACATATTTCTCCCACAGGAAGGCAGATGCAAGGAAGCATCCATATACATTCACATGCATGTATATTACGGACAACACCCACTCTCTACTCAAAGTTTTAACTCCTAGAGACCATCGTGAGTAAGTTAACTATTAAAGAACAtagtcatgctgactggggatgatAGAAATTGCAGCCCCACCCAAGTGAACAGAACCAGGTTGGGAAAGTATGCCATATGCTCttgaaataaaaaacagaagTAAAAGAATTAGAAACCTAATTTGTAGAACAagttttccattatttttcaaaagaatGTTCCAGGaagcaaagtatttttttaattctcccaaactatggcctgttacagactgccaaaataaagctgcttcgggtctctttggaggtatgctgtttaaatgatgcctgggtcctaagagtccggaggtcgcgccaaagccacactccattcctaagcactggagtgcagctttggtgcagcttccggattcttaggatgcatgcatcatttaaataacatacctccaaagagacccgaagcagctttattttggcagtctgtaacaggccaatgatttcTTATGGCAAAAGAAAGACTTTAGAAAGGATTTCAGTCCAATGTGAGGCAGAAAGAAATGGCACAATAAATGCTCTTAAACCACAACAAAATCTGGAAAGCCAGGGTGATACTAATGTGTTTTAGAGAGAAGGCAGCTGCTCTCTGTAAACTGTCTTGACAGGGAGCTTGTAAAAAATAACTTTGTGTTTCAAGGGGATTTTTAATATGTAAAAGTACAGCTCAAACACATCCACACACAATCACATACAATCCTCAGCTTGGCAAAGCAGCCTTTAAAAGAAGTGTTCACTCTCTCCTCCATTTCGAACAT from Sceloporus undulatus isolate JIND9_A2432 ecotype Alabama chromosome 3, SceUnd_v1.1, whole genome shotgun sequence encodes the following:
- the LOC121925371 gene encoding stAR-related lipid transfer protein 13-like, producing the protein MFRQVSNTLGSGCYCVNTMSTEGQEMYLRFEQTARRSPYRISRILARHQLLTKIQQEIEAKEACDWLRAAGFPQYAQLYEDSQFPIDIAAVKKDHDFLDKDLVEPLYD